The segment AATTGGAGTGCCGATCATAGATGACTGGGGGGATCGAATCCCTTCCCTTTACATGACCACGCCGCTTCCGGACAGATCGCAGAGATCCCTGATGACTTGAGTGGCTAAGAGGTATGCAATCTCAAGTCATTTTCTGTTTTCCGGATACATGATGTCGAAATCGACAGAGCTTCTATATAAATCAGGGCTGTCCTCGACATCCCTCATAAAGGATGGAGCGCGTCGTCTCTCATACTTTCGGCTTAGGACCGGTCAGTTTTCGGAAAAGACCTTTTATGTATGTCGCTTCCGTTCCAAGTACCGAAGATATCCAACGGATCCTATGCTTAAAATAGAAACAAACACATGCAGGGAGGGGTGTTTCGTGTCAAAGGAGAAGATCTTCGTCGGTTCCTTGGAAGAGCTGCAAAAAACAGGTGTAAAGTTGGTCAAGGGTGAAAATCATGGAATCGCGGTCTTTTATCATGAAGATGAAGTATTCGCTGTGGATAACCGCTGTCCCCATATGGGATTTCCCCTTCACCAGGGCAGCCTGTGCGACGGGATTCTCACCTGCCACTGGCATCATGCCCGGTTTGATGTGAAGAGCGGGGGAACCCTGGATCCTTGGGCGGATGATGTATCCACTTACCGGACGGAAATCAGGGACGGGGAGATCTGGGTGGAACCGGTTCCCCGACAAATCCGGGGTGTGGAGACACACCGGATGCGTTTGAAGGAAGGGTTGGAGCAGAATATCGGTCTGGTGATCGCCAAGGCGGTGGTCGCATTGATGGAGGCAGGGGAGGCGCCGGAGGCGATCGCCCGGATCGGAGTGGAGTTCGGCACCCGCCATCGGGCGGGAGGCTGGCGGTCGGGGCTGACCATTCTGACGGCGATGCTCAATATCCTGCCCCGGTTGGATCATCGCGGACAGATCCTGGCTCTGTACCAGGGGTTGGTCCATGTGGCCCGGGAGAGTGCCGGGATGGGGACACGCTTTTTGTTGGAGCCGCTTCCGGGGAAGGAGACGGACTTTGCCCGGTTGGCCCGCTGGTACCGGCAATCGGTGGAGGTGCGGGATATCCGGGGGGCGGAGCGGGTGTTGCTGACCGCCATTGAAGCGGGGGCAGACGAACAGCGATTGGCCGACATGATGATGGCGGCGGTGACTGACCATTTTTACATGGATACCGGTCACGCCCTCGACTTCCACAACAAAGCCTTTGAGATTCTGGAGCGGATCGGTCCGGAACACCGGCCCCAGGTGCTCACCTCTTTGCTGCCCCAATTGTCCGGTGCGCAACGGAGTGAGGAATTGCACAACTGGCAGTCTCCGGTGGACTTGGTAACCCCTCTGCTGGAAGCCTTTGATCGGCTGAAGGGGATCAGCTTTGGCGAGGAAGAGAATGGGATGGATGAAGGGGCGCTCCTGGAGCTGATGTTGGGGGAGGATCCCGCGCGGACGGTTCAGGAGATGACGGATGCACTGGAAAAGGGAATGTCGCCGGTCCGGCTGGCCCGCTTGGTCGCCTTGGCCGCCGCCAAGCGTATCGAAGGGTTTCATGTACAAAACGATTTCAGTGACTGGATCACTGTTCTCCATACCTTCACCCATGCCCATGCCGTTCATCAGAGTCTCGATCGCTCTTTCTCGGTGGAGCTGCTGCGGGGAGTGTATCACGGGGCGATGAGCGTCTATCTCGATCGATTCCTCAATATTCCCCGGGCCAAGAGGCCCAAAGGAGATCCGGAAGCAAAGGATCGGCCACAGAACCCCGATGAACTCCTCACTCTGCTGGATAGACAGCAACAGGTGGCGGCAGCGGCCCAGTGGGTGGCCACTTATCTGGACCGGGGCGGGGAGAAGAAGTCGCTTTTCAATGTACTGGGCCATGCGTTGTTGCGTGAAGATGCTGAATTTCATTCCTTTCAGATGGTGGAGGCGGCCTTTTCCGAACATGACTGCTGGGCAAAGGAGGATTCTCCCCTGGCACGGGAGGCGCAACGGACGCTGCTGTTGGCCGCCACCCGCTATCTGGCCGCCCACGCACCAACTTCCCGGGACCTTCCCCATACGGCACGGATCGCCTGGCGATTGCACCGGGGAGAGAAGCTGTTTGAAGAGGAAAACAGGTGAACGGAAAGGAGAGATCCCTCATGGCTGACCGCCCGCCTGCCATCCAGGGCCTGCATGCAGTGGTGCTGATCGTGAAAGACCTGGAGGCACAGAAGCGTTTCTACCGGGATGTGATGGGGTTGGAAGTGGAAGGGGATTATGGGGATGCGGTCTTTTTCCGTGTCGGGGAGCAGAAGATCGCTCTGTTCGCACAGGGGCATCACCGGGAGGGAACCCAACGTCTGGAAGGAGCGGCCAAAGGGATCTCCCATCTGGAATTTTCCATCGATCCCCAAGATGAACCAGCCTGGGATCGGAGGTTGAAACAGGCCGGTTCCCACGCCTACCGTGGCAATTACGAAGATGCTGACGGCAATCTGTTTCACTTTGTCTTTGCAACGTCCAAGGAGCAGTGAAGGAAAGGAAGGGTGCCTCTTCGGGGCACCCTTTTTTGTGATATTCTCAAGACCGGGAACGGAGTGACCCAGGCGAGACTTGTGCTGGTGAGTGCATAGCGTGACCTGGGAGCGAAGCGACCTCGGCACGACTTGTGCTGGTGAGTGCATAGCGAGACCGGAGCCGCCTCACCGTCCTGCCCCCTCCATGCTGAAAAACAAGATCAAAGTTGCCTGAAGGGTTATTAAAAATCTAATCATTCCTTCCGGTAACGGTGCCGAAGCACAATGCAAAAGGAGAGAGAAGTAAGAGCGGTGATGACGGTGTATCCTGTGAGAGTACCGAACCAGTGTGTGGAGAAGGACAGGGTGATCAAAGTGACTATGAAGAGGACCAGGGTGGCGACCCATCCGTGACGTCGATATTTTTTGAGACGATTTGAGGGCCAACGAAATATTTCCACCAAGAGCAGACTCCATGCTATCAAAAACAATTGGAGGTATAGGAGGAGTCCGGGGAGGTCGGTTTTCCACGGGCCACCCCAGAGGGAATCGAATACACGACTTCCGAAATGAAGCATCAGATAAAAGACAGGGAAAAACCACCAGTTTCCATTGATAGGGCCGTGGGAGGTCAACAGGTGTCCTCCTTACATCGGGAAATCCGTTGATGTCCGGAACTTCCTTTTCATGATAAACCATATAACCTATGGAAACCATAACCTCCGTGGAATGGAAACGGAGGTGTTTTTTGTTGAAGGCGGTCACTTTTCAGGGAATCAAGGATGTCAAAGTGAAAAAAGTGAAGGAACCGCAGATTGAGAAGCCGGATGATATCATCCTCCGGATCACCAGTACGGCGATCTGCGGTTCCGATCTCCATCTGATCCACGGGATGGTGCCCAACTTGCCCGAGGATTACATTATCGGACATGAACCGATGGGAATCGTGGAGGAGACGGGGCCGGAGGTGACCCGGGTCAAGCGGGGAGACCGGGTGGTGGTGCCTTTCACCGTCTCCTGCGGAGAGTGCTATTATTGTCGGAATCAGCTGGAAAGCCAGTGTGATCGATCCAATCCCCACGGAGAGACGGGTGGGTATTTCGGGTATTCCGAAACCTTCGGGGGCTATGCCGGGGGGCAGGCGGAATACCTCCGTGTCCCCTTCGGCAATTTTGTTCCTTTTGTGGTGCCGGAGGAGAGTGAACTGGAGGATGAGAAACTCCTCTTTCTGTCGGATATTGTTCCAACCGCCTGGTGGGGAGTGGATGAGGCGGGAGTGAAAGAAGGG is part of the Kroppenstedtia eburnea genome and harbors:
- a CDS encoding Rieske (2Fe-2S) protein; amino-acid sequence: MSKEKIFVGSLEELQKTGVKLVKGENHGIAVFYHEDEVFAVDNRCPHMGFPLHQGSLCDGILTCHWHHARFDVKSGGTLDPWADDVSTYRTEIRDGEIWVEPVPRQIRGVETHRMRLKEGLEQNIGLVIAKAVVALMEAGEAPEAIARIGVEFGTRHRAGGWRSGLTILTAMLNILPRLDHRGQILALYQGLVHVARESAGMGTRFLLEPLPGKETDFARLARWYRQSVEVRDIRGAERVLLTAIEAGADEQRLADMMMAAVTDHFYMDTGHALDFHNKAFEILERIGPEHRPQVLTSLLPQLSGAQRSEELHNWQSPVDLVTPLLEAFDRLKGISFGEEENGMDEGALLELMLGEDPARTVQEMTDALEKGMSPVRLARLVALAAAKRIEGFHVQNDFSDWITVLHTFTHAHAVHQSLDRSFSVELLRGVYHGAMSVYLDRFLNIPRAKRPKGDPEAKDRPQNPDELLTLLDRQQQVAAAAQWVATYLDRGGEKKSLFNVLGHALLREDAEFHSFQMVEAAFSEHDCWAKEDSPLAREAQRTLLLAATRYLAAHAPTSRDLPHTARIAWRLHRGEKLFEEENR
- a CDS encoding VOC family protein, translated to MADRPPAIQGLHAVVLIVKDLEAQKRFYRDVMGLEVEGDYGDAVFFRVGEQKIALFAQGHHREGTQRLEGAAKGISHLEFSIDPQDEPAWDRRLKQAGSHAYRGNYEDADGNLFHFVFATSKEQ